A single genomic interval of Armigeres subalbatus isolate Guangzhou_Male chromosome 1, GZ_Asu_2, whole genome shotgun sequence harbors:
- the LOC134205245 gene encoding uncharacterized protein LOC134205245 isoform X1: MRYKHMYGKNDDSAHVEFNDFQNRIYLLRLWVSLESPAIEGFPWKMVRSLLQKKMCYTNFRITHLIFGIIILATIIFYSTLNSRQFDIPPLKRYPESRLNTSDKNYAAFQVVNATSHTAQRLLQPERQPGRKNCGFFTFLANGCGSSTNITNVLRKLGEATLISNESTAKVDTENDNIQRIDKLSESQQVDEVKRVSIPTSKNVSTVVKTVPAKSVDSTTEKVVKTKDIYERGHMNDPSTINNICPNKGSDVNLLILITSAPTHRDQRLSIRQSWGHYGIRRDISIGFVLGRTLDQRIEDQLSAENYMYSDIIRGNFIDSYRNLTLKTLSLLEWTSTNCPNATYLLKTDDDMFINVPKLLQFIESHLSYKRSIFGRLAKKWKPIRNKKSKYYVSPEQYFPPVFPPFTTGPAYLMTSDIIVELYNKSLSQTYLKLEDVYTTGIVAQLLNIHRINIKEFLNRRIAFNQCNIKKSISIHMVKTNEQYDLWKKLSDNSVQCK; the protein is encoded by the exons GTTTTCCATGGAAAATGGTTAGATCATtgttgcagaaaaaaatgtgcTATACAAACTTCCGCATCACACATTTGATATTCGGTATTATAATACTGGCGACCATCATATTTTATTCCACGCTAAATAGTCGACAGTTTGATATACCACCGCTAAAGCGATACCCGGAGTCACGTTTAAATACTTCCGATAAGAATTATGCCGCTTTTCAAGTGGTAAACGCGACATCACATACGGCGCAAAGATTGCTGCAGCCGGAGCGGCAACCGGGCAGGAAAAATTGTGGTTTTTTCACCTTTCTAGCGAATGGCTGTGGTTCATCTACCAACATCACAAACGTGTTGCGGAAGCTTGGCGAGGCGACACTAATCTCGAACGAGTCTACGGCCAAAGTAGACACAGAAAATGATAACATACAACGAATAGACAAACTGTCGGAATCTCAGCAGGTGGACGAGGTTAAGAGAGTAAGCATTCCTACCAGTAAGAATGTTTCAACCGTCGTTAAGACGGTTCCCGCCAAATCCGTTGATAGTACTACGGAAAAAGTAGTTAAAACCAAGGATATTTATGAACGGGGTCATATGAATGACCCAtctactattaataacatttgTCCTAATAAAGGCTCCGATGTGAATCTCCTTATTCTAATTACGTCCGCACCGACGCACCGCGATCAAAGGCTGTCCATAAGGCAGTCCTGGGGACACTACGGCATTCGACGAGATATATCGATCGGTTTTGTATTAGGCCGCACACTGGATCAACGTATCGAGGATCAGCTGTCGGCGGAAAACTATATGTACAGTGATATTATTAGGGGCAATTTTATCGACAGCTATCGGAATCTCACACTAAAGACGTTATCACTTCTCGAATGGACAAGCACGAACTGcccgaatgcaacttatctgttgAAAACGGATGATGACATGTTCATAAATGTGCCGAAGCTACTGCAGTTCATCGAATCTCACTTGAGCTATAAGCGTTCCATTTTTGGACGATTGGCCAAGAAATGGAAACCCATCCGGAACAAAAAGTCCAAGTATTACGTCAGTCCGGAACAGTATTTTCCTCCAGTATTTCCACCTTTTACAACCG GGCCAGCTTATCTAATGACATCAGACATCATTGTGGAGTTATACAATAAATCGTTATCACAAACTTACCTCAAGCTGGAAGATGTATACACAACTGGAATAGTAGCACAACTGCTGAATATTCATAGAATAAACATAAAAGAGTTTTTAAATAGACGCATTGCTTTTAATCAGTGTAACATTAAAAAGTCTATCAGTATACACATGGTAAAGACAAACGAACAATATGATTTGTGGAAAAAACTATCCGATAACAGTGTACAATGTAAATAA
- the LOC134205245 gene encoding beta-1,3-galactosyltransferase 5-like isoform X2, which yields MVRSLLQKKMCYTNFRITHLIFGIIILATIIFYSTLNSRQFDIPPLKRYPESRLNTSDKNYAAFQVVNATSHTAQRLLQPERQPGRKNCGFFTFLANGCGSSTNITNVLRKLGEATLISNESTAKVDTENDNIQRIDKLSESQQVDEVKRVSIPTSKNVSTVVKTVPAKSVDSTTEKVVKTKDIYERGHMNDPSTINNICPNKGSDVNLLILITSAPTHRDQRLSIRQSWGHYGIRRDISIGFVLGRTLDQRIEDQLSAENYMYSDIIRGNFIDSYRNLTLKTLSLLEWTSTNCPNATYLLKTDDDMFINVPKLLQFIESHLSYKRSIFGRLAKKWKPIRNKKSKYYVSPEQYFPPVFPPFTTGPAYLMTSDIIVELYNKSLSQTYLKLEDVYTTGIVAQLLNIHRINIKEFLNRRIAFNQCNIKKSISIHMVKTNEQYDLWKKLSDNSVQCK from the exons ATGGTTAGATCATtgttgcagaaaaaaatgtgcTATACAAACTTCCGCATCACACATTTGATATTCGGTATTATAATACTGGCGACCATCATATTTTATTCCACGCTAAATAGTCGACAGTTTGATATACCACCGCTAAAGCGATACCCGGAGTCACGTTTAAATACTTCCGATAAGAATTATGCCGCTTTTCAAGTGGTAAACGCGACATCACATACGGCGCAAAGATTGCTGCAGCCGGAGCGGCAACCGGGCAGGAAAAATTGTGGTTTTTTCACCTTTCTAGCGAATGGCTGTGGTTCATCTACCAACATCACAAACGTGTTGCGGAAGCTTGGCGAGGCGACACTAATCTCGAACGAGTCTACGGCCAAAGTAGACACAGAAAATGATAACATACAACGAATAGACAAACTGTCGGAATCTCAGCAGGTGGACGAGGTTAAGAGAGTAAGCATTCCTACCAGTAAGAATGTTTCAACCGTCGTTAAGACGGTTCCCGCCAAATCCGTTGATAGTACTACGGAAAAAGTAGTTAAAACCAAGGATATTTATGAACGGGGTCATATGAATGACCCAtctactattaataacatttgTCCTAATAAAGGCTCCGATGTGAATCTCCTTATTCTAATTACGTCCGCACCGACGCACCGCGATCAAAGGCTGTCCATAAGGCAGTCCTGGGGACACTACGGCATTCGACGAGATATATCGATCGGTTTTGTATTAGGCCGCACACTGGATCAACGTATCGAGGATCAGCTGTCGGCGGAAAACTATATGTACAGTGATATTATTAGGGGCAATTTTATCGACAGCTATCGGAATCTCACACTAAAGACGTTATCACTTCTCGAATGGACAAGCACGAACTGcccgaatgcaacttatctgttgAAAACGGATGATGACATGTTCATAAATGTGCCGAAGCTACTGCAGTTCATCGAATCTCACTTGAGCTATAAGCGTTCCATTTTTGGACGATTGGCCAAGAAATGGAAACCCATCCGGAACAAAAAGTCCAAGTATTACGTCAGTCCGGAACAGTATTTTCCTCCAGTATTTCCACCTTTTACAACCG GGCCAGCTTATCTAATGACATCAGACATCATTGTGGAGTTATACAATAAATCGTTATCACAAACTTACCTCAAGCTGGAAGATGTATACACAACTGGAATAGTAGCACAACTGCTGAATATTCATAGAATAAACATAAAAGAGTTTTTAAATAGACGCATTGCTTTTAATCAGTGTAACATTAAAAAGTCTATCAGTATACACATGGTAAAGACAAACGAACAATATGATTTGTGGAAAAAACTATCCGATAACAGTGTACAATGTAAATAA